The Verrucomicrobiales bacterium nucleotide sequence GAGCGTTTAGCGGCTCTTGGTGGGAGTCCGGTCAAACGCACGAGTTCGTTTAATCGGTAGCGCGGAAAATCTCTGGGTTTTTCGCGGCGGCGCATCTTGTAGCGCGTGGCGGCTTCGCGGATAGCAACCAGGGCAAAGCAGCCGAAATACGTCTGGGCGTCTCGTTTCGAAAGGGTCCCCTCCTCCAGGAGCCACAGGATGTTCGCGAATTGGATTGGGGTTATCGTTTTGTAGCCTGATTGCATGGGTCGCCTCTGAGTTTGGTCCGGATGTCGAGGAAGGACCAAAGTCCCCCTATTGCACCAAGCAGCAGGATCGATCCATAATCAGGGCACGTTTGTTTGCTCCTGGGTGTTTTGGATCTTTTTTCCTGCTCCTTGAGTTTGCCGATTTCAGAAAGAGCCAGCGCGTCAACGCTGGCTTTTTCATTTCTGTGACACCCGAACGAATTCAATAAAATCATCTCACGCTCGGACATACCCACTCCAATCGCATTGCGAAACCCCCTTTCTTCGTCCACCAGGCTTGTTATGGCCGTTACGTAACGGCCATCTGGTCAGATGACCGGAATATTATGCCGTTCTGGTCAGCTTGCCAGATGACCGTTATCGTAAGATCGCCCCGAAAAATACCCACTTGTTCTGAGGAGTTATTCCGTGCGAAGAATGACGTTCTGGTCATCTTGCCGTAACGAAGTGGCCTTCTGGTCAGAAGGCCACCTGGGCATCTGGCCATATGTAGATTTTTTTAGGAGGAGTATGGAACTAGCGGAATGTCGGAGAAAGACACGGATTATTGCGGTCGGAAACCAGAAGGGTGGGGTAGGAAAATCAACGGTCAGCACGCACCTAGCGGCGGCGTTGGGAGAACTTGGTCGGAAGTGTCTGATTTGGGATTTGGACTCCAACAGCGGCACCACACGATGCTTCAACGTGCCTGAGACTTTCCTCGGAGCCTACGAGGTAATGATCGGGGATGAAGATGCCCAGGACGTCGTCATTAGTAACGATCCTGTTGAGGGCCTCCATCTACCCAAGAATGTTGATGTGATCATTGCGAGAAGAAACCTCGACACTCTCGATGATACGCTGCGAAGCCGTAACCGCTTCGCCGATGGTCGCGACTCTCTGAAGACGCCGCTCGCGAGGCTCGACGGAAAATATGATTACATCTTTCTCGACACAGCGCCCAACACGAACCCGCCGACCATGGCGGCATACAAGGCCGCCGAGTGGTTTATTATCTCAGCGATACCGGATCCGCTGGCTATCAAAGGCATCAATGATGCCATGGCCGACATCCAAGCGGTGCGGGATAATGGAAATCCGAAGCTTCAACTCCTGGGCGTTGTCCTCTCGTGTGTTGACCGCCGAACCCGACTCGCGATTCAGTTGTCATCTTTCGTCCACGAAGCGTTCCCGACGAATTCTGGATCATTCCAGGTGCAACTTAGTCGAGCGGTGGCAATACCCGAGGCCCAAAAGGTCGGACGAACGGTTCTCCAAACGGATCCACATCACAAACTCTCCGAGCAATATCGAGAGCTGGCTCGAGAGTTAGAAGCTCGTTTGGACATACGAGAGGGGAAGGCTCCTCTGTATGGGGAGGTCGGCAATGGCTAAAGTTGATCCAAACGGGGAAGTCGCAAATCCGATCCGCTCAAAACTGGCAGGGGATATCTCCCGGCCTTTTCAAGTCGTGCCTCCAGCCCAGGAGCCTTTGGTTGTTCCTAAGGAACCCATACCAAGTTCTGCTCCGTCGAGTAAACTGGCCAAGCCGAAGAAAGTTCTCTTCACGCTTCTTGAGCAAAACGAGAACGATCGGCTTGTGCGGCAACTCCGCGATGCGGTGAGATCAGACACGCTGAGCTGGAGCCAGGTCAATCGAGCTTTGTGGTCGTTGTTACGTCGAGCTGAGGATCAAATCGAGGAGCGTCGGTCTGCTG carries:
- a CDS encoding ParA family protein; translated protein: MELAECRRKTRIIAVGNQKGGVGKSTVSTHLAAALGELGRKCLIWDLDSNSGTTRCFNVPETFLGAYEVMIGDEDAQDVVISNDPVEGLHLPKNVDVIIARRNLDTLDDTLRSRNRFADGRDSLKTPLARLDGKYDYIFLDTAPNTNPPTMAAYKAAEWFIISAIPDPLAIKGINDAMADIQAVRDNGNPKLQLLGVVLSCVDRRTRLAIQLSSFVHEAFPTNSGSFQVQLSRAVAIPEAQKVGRTVLQTDPHHKLSEQYRELARELEARLDIREGKAPLYGEVGNG